In Colletotrichum destructivum chromosome 8, complete sequence, the following proteins share a genomic window:
- a CDS encoding Putative Zinc finger, CCHC-type encodes MDTSSPSMLAYFHWPLVVSSSPPNTRTESRRLSQVSNARLTADEAPTSNGTASSVPSQVNSGLKTAPSGPPGLSPVGQLSAGADPTESYLGKLIRQAVDEGVKRVMKKTLEGALAQAVRESANAANKPNRPDPPTLRFIIHSTYDIEKLQRMGSGMIAARFGEQSAPFNKVMGTFVSGNCLKLFCESEIALEEIKERVGFVGHVLGISHLRLVPTVFYVEAIGFDFTDAELKNAKDSLAKWGVDNGVKFASVTKSFRRVVLGMWHKEHARALCSKFVFLNGRKGFVEPIDTRSLPYFCFNCSAPGHFRHQCQSSLTCGKCAGDHASFNCAVASDFTCPNCKKGLGFNATREDLDHQAWSPKCKFPETTAMFKECRKHTGSPLWATNLQQTDADPPVPKEGGATAKRRAKKDLINASDSKRQTTNLSAESRPTPATAPVTAPVTAPTKAPTKAKAQVKLTVLEQEPTPELDPELDPDTIMEVSPGRPPSGLIPRSTPTAEGAPTAIPSQKLQLSWTDQADRTLKRRRITRHKGSVVSNSQIVEYDGIMSLRSPSSSASRGISSSPQMNPVVPSSLSNVIALSPTDPAFPGSEDEDDC; translated from the exons ATGGACACCTCCAGCCCGAGTATGCTTGCTTACTTCCACTGGCCGTTAGttgtctcttcttcgccacCCAACACTCGCACGGAGTCTCGACGACTTAGCCAGGTTTCGAACGCCAGGCTCACGGCGGATGAGGCTCCCACCTCCAACGGGACGGCATCATCTGTCCCGAGCCAAGTTAATTCAGGCTTGAAGACAGCTCCGTCTGGACCGCCAGGGCTGTCTcccgtcggccagctcagTGCTGGTGCAGACCCCACTGAGTCTTATTTGGGCAAACTCATCCGACAGGCTGTCGATGAAGGAGTCAAGCGGGTTATGAAGAAGACTCTCGAAGGAGCCTTAGCCCAGGCTGTTCGAGAATctgccaacgccgccaacaaACCGAACCGGCCGGATCCGCCAACACTCAGATTCATCATTCACTCGACGTATGACATCGAGAAGCTCCAGCGGATGGGTTCGGGCATGATCGCCGCCAGGTTCGGTGAGCAGAGCGCTCCCTTCAACAAGGTCATGGGGACCTTTGTGAGTGGCAATTGTCTGAAACTCTTTTGCGAAAGCGAGATTGCCCTTGAGGAGATCAAAGAACGAGTAGGCTTTGTGGGACATGTTCTCGGGATATCTCATCTCAGGCTCGTCCCTACTGTGTTCTACGTCGAAGCCATTGGGTTTGATTTCACGGACGCAGAGCTGAAGAACGCGAAAGACAGTCTAGCAAAGTGGGGTGTCGACAACGGCGTCAAGTTCGCCAGCGTCACCAAAAGCTTCAGAAGGGTGGTTCTGGGAATGTGGCACAAGGAGCATGCCCGGGCATTGTGCTCGAAATTCGTCTTCTTGAATGGACGCAAGGGATTTGTCGA GCCCATCGACACCCGCTCGCTTCCGTACTTTTGCTTCAACTGCAGTGCCCCCGGCCACTTCCGCCACCAGTGCCAGAGCTCTCTGACATGCGGGAAATGCGCCGGAGATCATGCTTCGTTCAACTGCGCTGTGGCCAGCGACTTTACCTGCCCGAATTGCAAGAAAGGCCTGGGGTTCAATGCAACGAGGGAGGACTTGGACCACCAGGCGTGGTCTCCCAAGTGCAAGTTTCCCGAGACTACCGCCATGTTCAAGGAATGTAGAAAGCACACAGGCAGCCCTCTTTGGGCAACAAACCTCCAACAAACCGACGCCGACCCGCCTGTCCCGAAGGAGGGCGGGGCAACGGCCAAACGACGTGCCAAAAAAGACCTGATCAACGCATCCGATTCCAAGCGACAAACGACAAATCTCAGTGCTGAGTCGCGGCCGACTCCAGCCACGGCTCCGGTCACGGCTCCGGTCACAGCTCCAACAAAGGCCCCaaccaaggccaaggcccaGGTAAAGCTCACGGTCCTGGAACAGGAACCGACCCCGGAATTGGACCCGGAATTGGACCCGGACACGATCATGGAAGTATCTCCCGGTCGCCCGCCCAGCGGCCTAATCCCGCGTTCCACACCCACCGCCGAAGGAGCCCCGACAGCAATACCTTCCCAAAAGCTTCAGTTGTCATGGACAGACCAGGCAGATCGAACTCTAAAGAGAAGGCGCATCACTCGGCACAAGGGCAGCGTGGTTTCCAACTCCCAGATTGTCGAGTATGATGGGATCATGAGCCTTCGGTCtccgagctcctcggcaagcCGGGGAATTTCATCTTCCCCCCAGATGAACCCCGTAGTCCCTTCCAGCCTGAGCAACGTCATTGCTCTTAGCCCCACCGATCCAGCATTTCCCGGCTcagaggacgaagatgatTGTTGA